The following DNA comes from Anopheles coustani chromosome 2, idAnoCousDA_361_x.2, whole genome shotgun sequence.
GCCATACCCGAAGGCGTTGGTAAGATCTTGAGTAACAGAAGGGGCTAGACGAGTCTCCTCCGCCGTAAAACGAATACGTTGacaaaggattttttttaaccatttcaaCTCACAAAGGTCGCTAACGAACTAGCCAGCAAAATTGTGGCATCGTTTTGATTCGTTATTTATTGGTGATGGTGGGATTGgactgtttcctttttcaacaTTACATTTTCCATGCCAGTCTTACAAGCGAAGTTATGATAtacaattgaataaaataaaaaataaatattttctaacTTTCACCCATTTTCGTTACTGTAAGTTAAACTTGCCACCATATTTACATTCAATATCTCAATAAGTTTAGCCTTAAAAGCTGatcataatttattaaaattatctaTGTTTAattctttcatttgaaattatcAGATGTTCTGTATATGATCTGTATCTAAAAGTGAGTAATACTAAGaatattgttgtttttgaataaaaactttaCCAGTGACATGACCTAGCTGTAAATTAGAATCAACACGGGTTCTAGGTCAAAACATcattaaattatcaaaaacaGTATTTCAGTTCAtatttggttggaaaagatAGAAACAATCCTTTTATACATCATTTATTTATCATCCAACACTTTAACATAGGTATTAACGAAATAAGGTCATAGAGTAGGGACattgttattttaataataatatttaactGTTAATaagatattaaaaataaaaagaaataaatgttaaaaataaagcaatgCTGAATAATAACTGTCCAGGTGGAGAACCTGagagacatcggatgcgaccggtgATGGAGAACAGACCGAGTATCCTGAAGAACGATTCCTAGTCACCACCAGACCATATTAGCACTCATCAAGAATGTCAAAGTTACAATAAGTTGCTTCAGTAAACTACAATTGCTCTTGATTTATGATCAAAACAATAAGCGCACaaagttttcaaatattttaaaataataatttaagtttttcaacTACACAACAGAAATCATTTCTCAATACTTAAATCGAGTTTTTACGtatggtaaaaaaaagtttttgtaaaCTATATGAACTGCATTTTTATGGCTAATGCTTGAAATTTTTATCTGTTAAATTTGGCAATTCGTCAATGATTTGCATTaacaatttacaaatttaattaattgtaATGCAATACTTTGTATTTGTGAATAACATTTGAATGCAGTATAGATCTGATTCAATGCGATAACAGTTCCTCTGCCCCACAATTTCATGAATACTAGCATTACTTCGAGGTCGAGAATCGAGGTCgagaattttcattcaaacagAAGAAGGAGCTTCGATGGACTCACCTATCCAATGATGGAAGTGACTACAGCTTTCACCGCGGTTCCGATGCAAACCAAATCAGGTGTTCCTTTTACAAAAAGCTGCACTTTACGGGGACGATTTGTTCACCCAATTCGATTTCGAACAGTATATCGGCTACTAATGATTCGAGTGCTAAAATGCTGGCGAACCAACCATAGCATCCGATAGAAACCACATTGTGCGACATGGCGTTCATTTCGTTGGCCAGCCCCTGGTGGTAAACCACAGGGtcaaaaagacaaaaacaaaccgttcCACCCTTCTCCTTAAATGCATAGGAAAACTTCGTTTCCAAACCATACCGGAAACACTGTAACTCCAAGCCCTCCATGGGGAGAAACCAAACAGCATTAAACCCCCTGATGCTAGTTTTCCACGTACTTCCGGCGGCAGCGATGCTACGCAAGCTATTGACATTTACTAGCTGCGAAAACGATACGAAACAGTAAAACGAAGCCCGGGCAAGAAAAACTTTACCGACCACACCGAACCGAGAGTTCGGTTTTCTTGTTCAGCAAGCAGAATTCGCTTCCGATTGCATTTGCGGGCAAAATCAACAACTATTGTAGAACTGCTCCAGTACTGCACTCACTTGGCGCGGACGGTAGGAAAACTAAAGAAAACGACCATGGCAAACGATGGAACGAAGCTCACAACTTCCATCGCGATGaagtttacttttctttcggactttattttccaattcGCTACCGGATACCCTTTCTTCCGATTACTCAGGCTGCGAAGCGCGAGAAAAACACTTGGTATTTTCGCCcagaggaaaacaaagcatAGGACGCTGCAACAAAGAACAGGAGTGCAAAAGGACGCTCTTTCCACCAAACACCAAACCCAGGAGCATATTGAAGCCCAAGCACGTGGAACGCGAATCGAGCTTGGAAgcgaagtgaaaaataaaagcttaTAAGGACCCCATCGCACTGCTTTGCAGAATCCGGGTTAGTTGGATCCATTGCCTAGAGCTTTTCTCCGATTTTTGCGATTCGTTGTAACACCCACCACAATGGATGGGAAAATGTCACTTGTCGAATGTGCCCGTTTTCTATGGCGCATCCCTGCGTTCCCGGTATGGAAGGGTACAATTATTCCAATTTCATTGTTAGGAAACTAAGAATCCCCATGGAGCCTGGAGTGTGGGGATTAATCGACCCTATGGTGAGAGGTTTTGTCACACCAGGCGCATGTaggttttatttcttgtaAGTTGTATTGTTTGTTGGCAGTAGATCTATGGAggtgatttattttacatccCACGTGGTAGAAAAATTGAACATAATTCTTTGGTAAAAGCCAGTATAAAATTGTCAGATGATTTTATTCGAACATGCTATGCAGTTTCAGGCCATAGTAATAATCATTAGAATCATAAGTTCTTCATCCAGTTAATTTCCATATCAATCGGGTCATGATTTTCACAGCCGATACTTGGCCGCACGGAGAATCGGAAACTTGTCACCGGAACACGATCCACGGAAATCATCCAGCCCCAGATCATTGATGGAAATGCCACCCAGTCCCTTAGCCTTCACATAGGCCGCCTTGTTGCCAGCACTCTCCGGATCCTCGTACGACAGCCAGATACCGTGCTCCTGATTCTCGTCCGGAATGCGGAAGCCGTAGGGGCCGAAGCGCTTGGTCGGATCGTTGATCTTTCGCAGCGGATACTCAGCACCCTTGAGATTTGCGTTGCCAGGGTTCGGCAACTTAGCACACACCTCGCTGAAGCTGTAGAATCCGGGAGTGGAGGTGTACGGTCCAGCAGGCGAAGGACCATCGGCCGGGATTGGTGGCATACCGGTAATACCGGAGTCTTCAGTAAGCTTCCATCCCCGCCCGTATGTAGCAATTCCAACGACGATCTTGTTCAACGGGGTTCCCTGTTTGTTCCAGTCCATAACCTTTTCGTCGATGTTGTTTCCAGGCACGCGTTCCGACGGCTGGTAGATAGGGGCCGTGTAGTCTCCCTCCTTAGGATTACGTTCCGGAGTTTGCTGATCGTAGGCAGCGACGTTCACGTAGTCCAGGTTGTCCTTCAGCAAGGGAATGTCCAGGAACATCGTTTGATTTACGTGGGGCAACTGGGTGAAACCAAGCTGGAACTTATCATGCACGAAAGCGTTCTTCAAATCGCGAACCAGCGCCGTAAACTCCTCCCGATGTTCATCAGCCTTCGGATCGAGGATGCTATCACCGGTAAATAGTTTCTTGAATCCGTGCCATAGCCTGCCGGGCACGCCACGGATGcgttttggtttcgtttgcgGAAACTGCCAGGCCAGATCGAGCCCATCGAACTCGTACGTCTTCAAGATCGTGTAGACACTGTTAACGAACGCCGTACGCGAACCGCTCGATTCCAGCAACGATAGATACTTCTCAAATGGCTTCTCCTCGCTCAGGTCATGATAACCGCCGACGCTAAGGAACACTTTCAAGCCCGGATAGCGCTTCTTCAGCGTCGTCACGGCCCGGTAGTGACCTTTGCCCGAGTCCAGGTCAAGGTCTGCATTCAACGCAGTCAACCGGTACGTGTCGGCACTGACACCAGCATAGCCGTAGATTAGATGCGTACAGAAAGGCAGTGCCAGCTCTATATCAGTTACGGTCACTTTACCCAGTCCTGAAATGGAACGAGGGAGAGTATAAGCGTATGTGTGTCATGTCTCGAGCTTGTATTCAATTCCCATCTGAAGAAGTGCACGATCGTTGTTTATGTTAAAGTAAATCTCTTGTCCTTCTAGAAACATCTTTACAATTGTAGGTCGCACTTTTCAGCTGATAATTGAAACTGTCTGCTCGACTGTTGCATGCAACTGCCTTCTTTATCATCTCATTGAACGAACACCGCTGCTCAACCGACAAGTGGCTTCAATTAATCACACACTTCCACCACTAAGATCATTCTTACCTTCTCTCAGCGAATTCCTACCGTCGTAGTAACAAAGTACTTTCGGTCCGCTGGTGGCATTCTGAGCCCGAATGGTCACTCCTAGCAGCCCCATAACCAGGGCCAAAACGCTTGCCCTTATCGACCACATCTTTATCGATCACACAGTCCCGGCACTGAACCTTAACGCACGAAAAATACAACTTATTACGTTCACGTCTAGTGGAGCACTGCTGCTAAACCTGCTAAGCTGATCAGCTCTTATAACTCCCATCAAGCGCAGACCTCTATTACGTGAGAGAGCCGCTTGCTTGAATCATCCTCACGAGATCAAACGGATTTGTGAGAACGCCATTGTATTTGAAAATTAcacttttgaaaatattctcaGAGAGTTTTGAAGGATTCTCTTTTTCTAGCGatcatttttactattttctttttcaagattttaattaaacgtAAGTTTTATTAGGTTCTGTAGATGACGGAAAATGTACcatgaacataaaaaaaatacgctTGCTAAATAACAAAACTAAATTTGTAAGACTTTTACATCTAACCAAACTTGCGAATATACagtaataatttaataattccAAATCCAAAACTTAATTTGTTGTActtaaagttgttttaatattaaaatatagCATATGtcatcaaaacaaaccatcagAACAAGTGACACACTCTCGAGAGATTATATACTGTGTAAATGAGTAAATTCTTTTATTCGCGGTGGTTTTTTCATACTGACTTTTACATGTGTTGTGCAGAGCGAGGCCTTTATAACGTAGAACTAACTGGGTTTGGAATTCATTAACAGTTGATAAGTGAACAAGGACAAATAAGAAGATTCTAAGTAGTTGATAAGAATAATGCTTGCGTGGATCATATGTTTTAAACGAAAAATGTATGGCATTATTGATCGCATAACTTCGTTTCGAACAGAATTTCACAAATGATCCCTAACCGCGCGTACGATTGGAAACTTTTCTTCGAAATATTGACCACGATAGTCATCCAGCGCCAGATCGTTGACCGAAATGCCGGCCAGACCCTTCGCCCTCACGTACGCCGCCTTGTGGCCAATGCTGGTCGGATTTTCGTACGACATCCAAACCCCACTCTGCTTAGGCATCGGAAAGCGGAAAGCGTACGGACCGATTCGCCCGGTAGGATCTTCGACTTTCGTCAGCGTAGGATCTACCATCGACTTTGGTCTCAGACCCGTATAATTTCGAAGTCGAAAGCACACCTCGCCGAAGCTGTAGAAGCCGGGAGTTTGCGTGAACCCTCCCTCTTCGGAGGGACCATCAACCCGGATTGGGGGGACACCGGTGGTACCGGATTCCTCCACCAGCTTCCATCCACGAGCGTACGCGGCGACACCAACGACGATCTTATTCAGCGGCATCCCCTGAGAACTCCATGCATTCACCATGCCATCGACGCTATTTCCCGGGACACGGTCCGTGAGATCGTAGAGAGGTGCAAAGTAATCGGCCTCTTTTGGGTTACGCACGGAAGTTTGTTGATCGTAAGCCGCCACATTGACGTAATCCAGTGTGTCTTTCAGCTGTGAAACATTCAGAAAGACCGTGTGATTCACATGCGGCAGCTGGGTGTACATCAATTCGAGGTGGTCCGCCTGGAACGCAGTCTTCAAATCACGAACCAGCGACACAAATTGTTCACGATGTTGTTCGGCCTTCGGATCGAGAATGCTATCGCCGGTG
Coding sequences within:
- the LOC131263904 gene encoding chitinase-like protein Idgf4, with the translated sequence MWSSKIAVLSLLWFGVCVAQNVNNGSKLFCYYDGSFYEKNDVINITIAEIEAALPLCNYLIYGYAQVDAVTNRLSPRNATLELDAGKGYYRDVTSLKRRFPGLKIFLSVGGNRDVLSKGIFQKYLSLLESENARKAFIASAYATLKTYGFDGLDLAWQFPQTKPKRIRAWSGQLWHDFKKLFTGDSILDPKAEQHREQFVSLVRDLKTAFQADHLELMYTQLPHVNHTVFLNVSQLKDTLDYVNVAAYDQQTSVRNPKEADYFAPLYDLTDRVPGNSVDGMVNAWSSQGMPLNKIVVGVAAYARGWKLVEESGTTGVPPIRVDGPSEEGGFTQTPGFYSFGEVCFRLRNYTGLRPKSMVDPTLTKVEDPTGRIGPYAFRFPMPKQSGVWMSYENPTSIGHKAAYVRAKGLAGISVNDLALDDYRGQYFEEKFPIVRAVRDHL